CCTCCCTTTGCAGAGCAGGAGCGAATAGTTGAAAAAATTTACTCTTTAATGTCCCTTTGCGATCAACTGGAACAGCAATCCCTGACCAGTCTGGATGCGCATTCTCAGCTTGTCGAAACTTTACTGGCAACGCTCACCGACAGCCAAAACGCAGAAGAACTCGCCGAAAGCTGGGCGCGAATCAGCCAGCATTTCGACACGCTATTTACCACAGAAGCGAGTATCGACGCCCTTAAACAAACCATTCTGCAACTGGCGGTGATGGGTAAACTGGTACCGCAAGACCCGAACGATGAACCCGCCGCTGAACTGTTAAAACGTATTGAGCAGGAAAAAACGCAACTGGTGAAAGAAGGCAAAATTAAAAAACAAAAACCTTTGCCGCCAGTTAGCGATGAAGAAAAGCCTTTTGAATTGCCGCAGGGTTGGGAGTGGTGTCGAATTGGTGATTATAGTTTGTCAACAGAGTATGGTATTTCCCATAAAACATTTAAAGCAACCCTAGGGGTGCCTGTTTTAAAAATGGGAGATATTCAAAACGGGGATGTTATTTTAGGTGGGCAACAAGTTGTAGATGCAGATATTGATGAATTACCATATTTATACTTGGAAAAGAGAGATGTACTGTACAACCGAACTAATAGCGCGGAGCTTGTTGGGAAGTCAGGGGTTTATTTAGGTGAAGATAATGTTTACACGTATGCCTCTTATTTGATTCGAATTAGAACTATTAAAGAGAAAAATATACCTGAATTTCTCAATTTAAATATGCAAGCACCATTTTTTAGACTTACTCAGATTAACCCACATGTTAAACAGCAATGTGGGCAAGCTAATGTTAATGGCACTATAATGAAAAATATGGTGATAGCCGTCGCTCCTATAAAAGAACAAGAGAGAGTAATTCAGAAAGTTGTAGAACTTTGTAATATTTGCGATCACCTCAAGTCCCGTCTGCAATCCGCCCAGCAGACGCAACTCCACCTCGCAGACGCACTGACCGAAAGCGCATTAAACTAAGCCACCTGGCGGGTGGCGTTCTCCGCTAACCCGCCAGCAAAACCTGACCTAACTGCGCAAAAAGCGTGGTGCCTGTAAATCCTCGACCAGTTCGTTCACCAGCTCAAACAACATTCCGATTAATGCACGGTTCACATCCGGCGTATGGGCGCGGCTTAATAGCGTCTGGGTCAGCGCGTGGCAGTACTGGCGTTGTATTTCTGAATCGCTATTCACCTGTATTTTCACTTCTTTTTCTACGGTCAGGCGTTCTACCAGATACGCGGGAAGAGGCTGCTCAAAGGCGGTTTTCATCACTTCCAGGCAGTGTGCGATTCGCCCACAAAGCGCTTGTTGTTCGGTTTCTGTCTGGCATTCGATGAGTTCGTCGGCAAGGGATTCGCAGACGTCGAGAAGCTGGAATAAATCCATACAGGCGGTGATCGGGGAAAGCAGGGCGTTGCTGTATTGAGGCTGTGAAATCGTTTGAGCTGACATCATGGCAATGATTTCCTACAGAGTAAGGGGTATCACCATCACCTGAGTTCCTACGCTCGGGTGGCGGCGCTGATGAGGGTAGGAAACCGACCTCTAAGGAATATCGGTCAGCCCGAAGGCTGCCCCACCAGCGCCACCGTTTATAAGGATAAAGGTGTGTTGGTGCCGCGACAACAAAAAAGACGTAAGCCTCTGATATTGCCTTAGAGAAAACCGGGTTCCTACGCCCGGCACCAGATTTTGCTGGTGCGCAGTAAGAATACGCCCGTGAGTTTGCAGCTGACAAGTTGAATTACAGCGCTTTCAGCGTTGCATTTTTGAACTGCGAGAGTGTTCGCAAAAGGTGAATTAAGAGTGGATGACAATGGTTGATGCGACCGGGTGTCAGGCCACTACCGGTCAAACGGATTTTGCTGGTTGGCGTGCTGTGAATTCCAGCGCCAAGCCAATGAGCGTCATATTTTGTACCGAAGGTTCCCCAGACGCTGCAATAAGCATTCCCTGGAATTTCAGTTTTTTAAATGGCCCGTTAATGATGAGCCTGGCGCGCAGAGCTGGCATAGATAAAGAGCTGATGGGGTAAATAATCCGGCCTTTGATGGCGATCGGTATTTTCCTCAGATCAATGCGTTGCAGGACGCCAACGGTCGTGTAGAGCACCGCCACCGGCGTGACGGAGATTAATGGCTGGGCTGACACACTGACAAAATCCAGCAACAGTTCAGGTCGCAGGTAGTGCAGGCCCGCATGAGGCACAGTCACGCCTGGGATTTCCGGCATGGGGAAAGTCTCCGGGAATAGCTGCAAATCATTCATGGATTTATCATCCGTTATGCCCTGTTCATCTGATAAGGGTAGACGACATTGATAACGATGCGCAGCCCCCACGACGATATAACCCATGCGCTGATTTAGCCGGTCGCATTAATCTCATTAAGTCATGGAAACTTCTGAATTATCAGTTACGAGCCGCGAATGATTCGATATTCATCGCACTGATGGAACGGAAGGGTCGAGCCCATTAAACAATAGTGGTAGTTTTATTATCCAACTTAGCTCGCTCATTATCAGGGAACATGATGACGCTATATCAGATAAAACCTGCTTTTCAGGCAATTTTACGCCCACTGATGTTTTGGCTACACAAACGCGGTGTCACCGCTAATCACGTTACCCTGGCCGCGATGGCGCTCTCCTTTATCACCGGCGCGGTGCTGATTATTTTCCCTTATCCGAAGTTATTCGTTCTCCTGCCCGTCGTCTTGTTTATTCGGATGGCACTCAATGCCCTGGACGGCATGTTGGCACGCGAATGTCATCAACAATCTCGCCTGGGCGCTATCCTCAATGAGTTGGGCGATGTGCTCTCCGACATTGCGCTTTATCTGCCTTTTATGCTGCTCCCCGAAAGCAACATGCTGCTGGTGCTGGTCATGTTGTTCTGTGCGGTGATGACAGAGTTTTGTGGCGTACTGGCGCAAACAATTAACGGTCTGCGCAGTTATGCCGGGCCGCTGGGGAAAAGTGACAGAGCGTTGGTGTTTGGCGCGTGGGGGCTGGTGCTGGCTATCTGGCCGCAGTGGGTGCAATGGAATAACGTCGTGTGGGGCATTGCTACCGTGTTGCTATTGTGGACGTTGGTGAACCGTTGTCTGAGTGCACTGCGTGAAGAGGCGGCGAAATGATGTTGTTGGAAAAATCCCTGGCGGTCATTTTTGCACTTCTGCTGGTGGCATCGGTGGTGAATGGTCTGCTGGTGTGGCTACGCCCCGGTAAAGACTGGCGCGAGCTGACGCTGCGCATCCGCACATGGTGGGTCATCATTGTGCTGTTTTCCCTGGCGATGTTAAGCCCGAACTGGCTGGCGCTGACCTTCTTCGCGCTGGTCAGCTTTATGGCGCTAAAAGAGTTTCTCACGCTGGTGCCTTCCCGCCATTCCGCCCGTATGCCTCTGTTGTGGATGTTTATTGCCATTCCGCTTAACTACTGGCTGATTGGTATCGGCTGGTACGGCATGTTTGTGGTGTTTATCCCGGTTTATGTCTTTTTATTTTTACCGGCGCGGATGGTGATGACTGGCGACACTCAGGGGTTCTTACGCACCGCGTCCCAGCTCCACTGGAGCCTGATGACGACGGTGTTTGCCTTCAGCCATGTCGCCTTTTTGCTCGTGCTGCCCGCGGATGGCCAACAGACTGGCGCTTTGCTGGTTCTGTTTTTGGTCGGCCTGACGGAGTTCAACGACATCGCGCAATACCTGTGGGGGAAATCGCTTGGGCGCATCAAAGTGACGCCGAAGGTCAGCCCTAACAAAACCCTTGCCGGGCTGGTGGGCGGGGTGGCGACAACGGCTTTGCTGGCCACGTTGCTGGGGCCAGTGCTCACGCCACTCAGTTGGCCGATGGCGCTGTTGGCGGGGTTGATTATTGGGATCACCGGATTTTGCGGTGATGTCGTGATGTCCGCCATCAAACGGGATATCGGCGTTAAAGACAGCGGCACGCTGTTGCCTGGTCACGGCGGCATTCTCGACAGGCTGGATTCGCTTATCTTTACCGCTCCGGTCTTTTTCCACTTCATTCGCTACTTCTGCTATTAACTTATGATGATACGAATTCTTCGCACGCTCTTTACGTTGTGCATCGTCTGGCCAGTGATCTGGCTCTGGCTGGGTCTGCGCGTCAGGCATCGTGAGCGGCTGCCGAAAAACGGCCCGGCGATTGTGGTGGCGAATCACAACAGTCATATGGATGTTTTTGCACTTCTCTCGCTCTTTCCCTTACGCCAACAGGCGAAGATTCATCCGGTCGCTGCTGCCGACTATTTTCTGCGTGATAAACGCATGGCGTGGTTTGCGCTCAACATTCTCAACATTATTCCCATCTCGCGTGAGGGCGGAAATACCAACCCGTTGGCGCAGTGTGAACAGGCGTTACGTGATGGCAAGACGTTAATCCTCTTTCCTGAAGGAACGCGTGGCGAGCCGGGAACACTGTCACCGTTGAAATCCGGGCTGTGGCATTTGAGTCAAAGCCTGCCGGAAGTCCCGATTATTCCGGTTTGGCTGCGCGGGACAGAGCAGGTGATGGCGAAAGGTAACCGTATTCCGCTGCCATTATTTATCGATGTCAGTATTGGTGACGCGTTGAGTTTTCATCCCGAGAAAAAAGTGTTTATGGACGAACTGAAGCAGCGCTTGCTGACTCTTCAGCAACAAACAACAGGAAATCACCCTCATGAGTAATATCCGCACGCCGGACGAGCGGCAGTTTTTGACCAGCGATCGCACTGAGTTATTTTATCGTCACTGGCCTGCCGTATCGCCAGGTGCAACACCGAAGGTGATTGTCCTGTTTCATCGCGGGCATGAACATTCCGGGCGTCTGCAACACATAGTGGATGAGCTGTCGATGCCGGATACCACGTTTTATGCCTGGGATGCTCGTGGTCATGGCCGCTCACCCGGTCAGCGCGGCTACAGCCCGTCGCTGGCCCGTTCGGTGCTGGATGTTGAAGAGTTCGTCCGCTTTGCGGCAGCGGATAGCCAGGCGTCAATGGAAGATGTGGTCGTGATTGCACAAAGCGTCGGCGCAGTCATGGCTGCGACCTGGGCCCATGATTACGCGCCACCCATTCGCGGGCTGGTGCTGGCATCTCCTGCGTTTAAGGTCAAATTGTATGTGCCGTTTGCCCGTTCGGGGCTGGCACTGATGCACCGTCTGCGCGGTCTTTTTTTCGTTAACTCGTATGTCAAAGGAAAGTACCTGACGCACGATCCGGAACGCGTCGCGAGCTTCAATCAGGACTCACTCATCACCCGGCCTATTGCGGTGAATATCCTGCTTGATCTCTACAAAACAGCGGAGCGGATTGTCAGCGACGCCAGCGCAATTACCTTGCCCACGCAGTTGCTGGTCTCCGGTGAAGATTACGTTGTACACCGTCAGCCACAGATTGATTTTTACCAGCGGTTGCGCAATCCACTGAAAGAGCTGCACGTGTTGCCGGGCTTCTATCACGATACGTTGGGGGAAAAAGAGAGACATCTGGCATTCGACAAGATCCGTGGGTTTATTGACACGCTTTATGCCATGCCGCCACAGCGTTTTGACTACAGTCATGAAGACCTCTGGAGCCCAGGCGCTGATACCTGGCGAATGTTAAGCGGGGGGCCGGAACCTTACTCGCTTGAAGATATTGCGTATCGTGGTTTGCGCTTTGGTATGAAGACGTTGGGCACGCAGTCGACAGGGGTACGTCTGGGATTTGATACTGGGTTTGATTCCGGTAGTACGCTGGATTATGTCTATCTTAATCAGCCTCAGGGCAGCAGCAAGCTGGGGCGTTTGATTGACAAAAACTACCTCAATAGCGTGGGGTGGAAGGGGATCCGCCAGCGAAAAATCCATCTGCAAATGCTGATTCAGCAGGCGGTTTCGCAGCTGATTGAGCAGGGCAAAGAGGTGCGCGTTGTTGATGTCGCCGCCGGACACGGGCGCTACGTGCTCGACGCGCTGGAAGGTAAAGAGGCGGTAAGCCATATTTTGCTGCGCGACTACAGCGAGTTAAACGTAGCGAAAGGACAAGAGATGATTGCCTCTCGCGCAATGGCAGAGTATGCACGTTTTGAACGTGGTGACGCTTTCAACCGTGAAGAACTGGCATCACTTGAGCCTCGTCCAACGCTGGGGATTGTTTCTGGTCTGTACGAACTGTTCCCGGAAAATACGCTGGTGCGTAACTCGCTTGCCGGGCTGGCTGACGCGATAGAGCCTGGCGGCATTCTGATCTACACCGGGCAACCCTGGCACCCGCAGTTAAAAACTATCGCCTGGTCACTCACCAGCCATAAAGATGGCAAAGGGTGGGTAATGCGCGTTCGTACTCAGGGAGAAATGGATGCGCTGGTGCGGGAGGCGGGGTTTGATAAATGCAACCAGTTGATTGATGAATGGGGCATTTTCACCGTTTCTATGGCGGTGCGCCGCAAATCATGACGAACCGACGTTCCCTTTATTTGCAGGGTTTGGGTTGGTTAATCCTGCTCGCTCCCTTTTTCTTTTTAACCTATGGGCAGGTTAATCACTTTACAGCCGGACGCGAAAACATTGGCAGCCTGGTGTTGAGTTGGGAGCGGTACATTCCGTTTGTGCCGCTGACTATCCTCCCGTACTGGAGCCTGGATTTGCTGTACGGTCTGTCGCTGTTTATCTGCACATCGCTAAACGAACAGCGACGGCTGGTCTGCCGGCTTGTCCTGGCGTCACTCGTCGCCTGCGGCGGTTTTTTGCTATTTCCCATGCAGTTTACCTTTACCAGACCAGAGGTAACCGGCCTGGCTGGCTGGTTATTTGGGCAGCTTGAACAATTTGACCTGCCGTACAACCAGTCGCCTTCGTTACATATTATTCTGTGTTGGCTGCTGTGGCGGCATTTCAATCGTCATCTAAAGGGAGCCTGGCAGAAGCTAAACAGCGGCTGGTTCTTGCTGATTGCCGCTTCTGTTCTGACGACCTGGCAGCATCACTTTATTGATGTGATAACTGGTCTGGGCGTCGGGATGGTGATCGACTGGTTGATCCCGGAACAGGGAAAATGGGGTTGGCGAGTCGCTGATGGGAAACGTAAAACGTTGGCAATCCGCTATCTGTGCGGTGCGTTAGTCTGCCTGGCTGGAACCTTTCTGACCACCTGGCTGTGGTGGCCAACACTGGCACTGACGATTGTGGCACTTGCCTACGGTATTCTTGGTGCGCAAGCCCTTCAAAAAGATGGAAAAGGGCGACTGACGCCAGCGGTGTGGTGGCTGCTGCTCCCCTGGCGCATCGGGATGATGCTCTCTATGCGGCTTTATACTCGTCATCTCCCGGCGATGAGCCCCGTGATTGATGGCGTGTTTTTAGGTGTGTATCCGCGCACGCCACCCGAACAGCGTGCAGTGTTGGATCTGACCAGTGAGTTTCCCCGCTCCCGCGTGCTTCAGAGCGTAACTTATCAATGCGTGCCAATGCTGGACCTGGTAAAACCTGACGAAGCGGCGCTGGCACAGGCGGTAGAGAAACTGGAGCGCTTACGCACGACGCAGGGGAGTGTACTTATTCACTGTGCGTTGGGGCTTTCACGCAGTGCGCTGGTTGCAGCCGCCTGGTTGTTACAGCGTTATCCGAAACTGGCTTGCGCTGATGCCGTTGAGCAAGTGCGTAAAGCTCGCCCGCAGGTCGTTTTCACCTCAGAACAGTTGGAGTTGCTGGAAAAATGGAAGACAACAATAACGATGCCGTAAATACAGGCGCGCTACAGTCGCTCCTGGTGCAACAAACGCTGGATAGCTGGCGTTTCTTTCTGTTGTTTTCCGTTCCGCCAATGGTATGGGCTTTCTTTAAGGCACCATCGGACCTGACTCGCGTCGTTATCGTGTTGTTGTGCGGCATAGTCTGGTTTGGTTGCTGGCGTCTTTGGCTGGATACGCGATATTTTCGCGTGGTAAACGAAGAAAATAACCTTCAAGCGGGAGAAGCGTTGAGCTTTATCTGGCAGCGCGAAAAGTTAAAAACGTTCTCCCTTGCCGAGCGCCAGCAGGGTGCATTGAAACAGTGTCGACGCACAATGTGGGTCGCTGGTGCGCTATGGGTCGTCTGGCTGATGGCGTTGATATGACGTTTTATACAGCAGAAGCTCCGGCGGGGAATCGGCCAGCATGATACTCAAAGAGAGCAATTTTTTCAGAAGCTGAAAAATACGGCTTCACGGTAATCGACTATAGAGGGATAAGTCATGGTGTTAAAAAAACGAAATTTGATTGCATTGGGATTAATATCCACAATGATTTCTGACATTTCATTCGCTGCATCAAATGAAGAACAACTCGATGAGACAAAAATCAACAATATTATTCAGGGGTTTTTAGTTGATTTAAATAATGTTCCGAGTAATGCCTGTATTACTCTTCCTGGTTTTGGCCATAAACTACCGGCATATGTCAAAACATCTGTTCTTCAAACCGCCGGAGGAGAGATGAGAAAAGATATTGACTCTCTGATAAAAAATAAATTAATGACCGTCAAAATTAATGCGAAAAAAGGTTCGTTGTATCCTGAAGATCCTGATTATATAAAAGGAGAAGAATTCCCACTGAGTTATATTGAGCTAACGCCAGAGGGTGAAAAATTTCTCCGTCATGATAAGAGTAAACCGATTATCTCTAAATCAGGCAACAAAATTGTTTTCCTGACAAATAGTTTCTGCGCATATGTTTTATATGGCGGCATGGAAAAATTCACAAAACCCACGAAAAATCCATTTGATAACAATCCTCATAAAGTTTCGTGGGTGAATTTTTTATGGAAACCCGATCTGAGCAAAACCCCGTGGCTTGCCGATGAAGTGCTTATGGATGCACTCCCGTATTACCCTGAAGATTATCCAAAACATAATAGCAAAAAGGAAAACTGGGCCAGGATAGGTATGATGCTTGAACAAAGTGATGACGGTGTATGGGGAGCAGGAGAGAAACCTTACACGCTCAGGTGGTAATTTATCTGGCCTCGCAAGCTATGCAGGCTGAGTAACGGCGATTAACGTGATGTAAGAGATAAAAAAGCGGCCATTCGGTTTCGAAGGCCGCTTTTTTTGTGCATGCCGATCGCTACTTGCTGGGTGTTGCTGGCGTTGTAACTGGAGTCTGCGTGGCAAGCGGGAGCCCGTCACACGGACCTTTGCTTCTCTCTACGCTGCCGTCTTTAGCGTAGCGCCGCCAGCAGTATTTATCGGCACCGGTAAAGAAGCTTTCGTCGAGAAGACGGCCATTGGAGTAGGATTTTTCATAGCCCACGGTCTGGCTGGGCGAGCGGATCAGCACGGCAAAAGTGCGTCCTTTTTCGGTACGGGTATCCGGGCTTTCCTGTTTGGTTATCGAGACGGTGCGATAACTCCACATATAGCGATAGTTGAAAAAGACGTTACTTCCCGCATAACGCTGCTCTGATGCGAGCGCGCCGTCTGCGCCATAGCTGATCTCATTGATGTCCCAATTACTGTCTTTCCACGTGATGCGCTTCAGACGTCCGTTAGGGTGAAAATAAAATTGTGAACCACAAGCAGCACCCGCATTGCTCCACCGATAGGGCCTACCCGCATAGGTTTCATCAGGTTTCTGACAGGCTTGCTCGATGGCGCGCAGGCTGTCGGTGCTGCTATCAAAACCGTAACTCACGCCAGTGACCCGGTTGTCCCATTGGGGCAACACTTGAATTAAGCGGTTGTCGTCCTGTTGGGTGCCGGTTGAATACAGAGTTCTTACCCCTTGCTCTTTGCCGTTGACATACGGCGTGACGCTGTTCAATTGGCCGCTTTTAGTGAAACCGTAGGCGTTGCCGACTTTGGTTTCACCGGTTTGGAAATACAGGCGGGTGAGGCGACCATTTTCGGCGTATTCACGCTGTTCACCGGATAAGAGACTGAATGCTCGCGGCTTTCCAGCGGGAGTACAGCGTTCACGATCTTGTGGATCACAATCAGCTTTCGGATTTTTCGGCGCGATCTGCTTCCAGTTTTTCAACTGCGACAACGGGCCGGTTTTGACTTTGCCGTCATAGAAGAAAAACTGCTCGCCGTTTGGCTGGTCCTGCACGTAGCGCGTTATTTCGGCTAATTGCCCGGAAGGGTAGAAGCGCCGCTCTTCGCCTTCCAGCAGGCCTTGCTGGTAAGTGCTTTGGCGGATCAGGACATTGTCAGCGTTATAACTTTTTTGTACGCCGTGCAGCACGCCATCCAGATATTCCGATTCCTCGCGTTTGTCACCATGAGTCTCTGCCCAGTGGCCCGCTTTCTTCCCGTCACGATATTCGCCTTTGTAGAGCAAACTCAGCGGATTGGGCTGGGTTGTGGTGCTGGCCGACAGCTCATAGCGCTCGGTCGGGCCATTGAGCTGACCATTGCGGTAGTTTTCCCACGCCAGCACGACGGGGGGTTGGCTGTCTGTGGACAGCAGCCATAAACCTTCCTTGAGATTATCTTTGTACTGGCCGCGCCAGTCGCTGTTGCTGGGGACATCCCATTCGCTCCACATGCCCTGGCGTTGGTCATCGACATAGTCGCCGCTTTCTTGCACGGCACTATTCTCGGTAT
The nucleotide sequence above comes from Buttiauxella selenatireducens. Encoded proteins:
- a CDS encoding restriction endonuclease subunit S, producing MAVEKLITDHFDTWTSALQTRSTAGRGSNGKIDLYGIKKLRELILELAVRGKLVPQDPNDEPASELLKRIAAEKAELVKQGKIKKQKPLPEISEDEKPFELPKGWEWVHLPDIYYSISDSSNKIKSSEILPEGRYPVIEQSQEFISGYCNDEHLLIKIDNPVVVFGDHTRNIKFIDFDFVVGADGVKILSPVLTCERYFFWQLRSLKLEVRGYARHFKVLNSQLFALPPFAEQERIVEKIYSLMSLCDQLEQQSLTSLDAHSQLVETLLATLTDSQNAEELAESWARISQHFDTLFTTEASIDALKQTILQLAVMGKLVPQDPNDEPAAELLKRIEQEKTQLVKEGKIKKQKPLPPVSDEEKPFELPQGWEWCRIGDYSLSTEYGISHKTFKATLGVPVLKMGDIQNGDVILGGQQVVDADIDELPYLYLEKRDVLYNRTNSAELVGKSGVYLGEDNVYTYASYLIRIRTIKEKNIPEFLNLNMQAPFFRLTQINPHVKQQCGQANVNGTIMKNMVIAVAPIKEQERVIQKVVELCNICDHLKSRLQSAQQTQLHLADALTESALN
- a CDS encoding CDP-alcohol phosphatidyltransferase family protein, which translates into the protein MTLYQIKPAFQAILRPLMFWLHKRGVTANHVTLAAMALSFITGAVLIIFPYPKLFVLLPVVLFIRMALNALDGMLARECHQQSRLGAILNELGDVLSDIALYLPFMLLPESNMLLVLVMLFCAVMTEFCGVLAQTINGLRSYAGPLGKSDRALVFGAWGLVLAIWPQWVQWNNVVWGIATVLLLWTLVNRCLSALREEAAK
- a CDS encoding bifunctional alpha/beta hydrolase/class I SAM-dependent methyltransferase; this translates as MSNIRTPDERQFLTSDRTELFYRHWPAVSPGATPKVIVLFHRGHEHSGRLQHIVDELSMPDTTFYAWDARGHGRSPGQRGYSPSLARSVLDVEEFVRFAAADSQASMEDVVVIAQSVGAVMAATWAHDYAPPIRGLVLASPAFKVKLYVPFARSGLALMHRLRGLFFVNSYVKGKYLTHDPERVASFNQDSLITRPIAVNILLDLYKTAERIVSDASAITLPTQLLVSGEDYVVHRQPQIDFYQRLRNPLKELHVLPGFYHDTLGEKERHLAFDKIRGFIDTLYAMPPQRFDYSHEDLWSPGADTWRMLSGGPEPYSLEDIAYRGLRFGMKTLGTQSTGVRLGFDTGFDSGSTLDYVYLNQPQGSSKLGRLIDKNYLNSVGWKGIRQRKIHLQMLIQQAVSQLIEQGKEVRVVDVAAGHGRYVLDALEGKEAVSHILLRDYSELNVAKGQEMIASRAMAEYARFERGDAFNREELASLEPRPTLGIVSGLYELFPENTLVRNSLAGLADAIEPGGILIYTGQPWHPQLKTIAWSLTSHKDGKGWVMRVRTQGEMDALVREAGFDKCNQLIDEWGIFTVSMAVRRKS
- a CDS encoding phosphatidate cytidylyltransferase, which gives rise to MMLLEKSLAVIFALLLVASVVNGLLVWLRPGKDWRELTLRIRTWWVIIVLFSLAMLSPNWLALTFFALVSFMALKEFLTLVPSRHSARMPLLWMFIAIPLNYWLIGIGWYGMFVVFIPVYVFLFLPARMVMTGDTQGFLRTASQLHWSLMTTVFAFSHVAFLLVLPADGQQTGALLVLFLVGLTEFNDIAQYLWGKSLGRIKVTPKVSPNKTLAGLVGGVATTALLATLLGPVLTPLSWPMALLAGLIIGITGFCGDVVMSAIKRDIGVKDSGTLLPGHGGILDRLDSLIFTAPVFFHFIRYFCY
- a CDS encoding dTDP-glucose pyrophosphorylase, with the translated sequence MNDLQLFPETFPMPEIPGVTVPHAGLHYLRPELLLDFVSVSAQPLISVTPVAVLYTTVGVLQRIDLRKIPIAIKGRIIYPISSLSMPALRARLIINGPFKKLKFQGMLIAASGEPSVQNMTLIGLALEFTARQPAKSV
- a CDS encoding lysophospholipid acyltransferase family protein → MIRILRTLFTLCIVWPVIWLWLGLRVRHRERLPKNGPAIVVANHNSHMDVFALLSLFPLRQQAKIHPVAAADYFLRDKRMAWFALNILNIIPISREGGNTNPLAQCEQALRDGKTLILFPEGTRGEPGTLSPLKSGLWHLSQSLPEVPIIPVWLRGTEQVMAKGNRIPLPLFIDVSIGDALSFHPEKKVFMDELKQRLLTLQQQTTGNHPHE
- a CDS encoding toxin-antitoxin system YwqK family antitoxin; this encodes MTGNRLSRRFRRGSILLLGGLLSTVLPWPALATQETGSIEAVENGASSAPAAPSGEALLQSKPVHGPLTLPDSEERSVLGFYQQGETTYALFSRPDYQDDSQTYHDVIDSFTDARIVAVFFQDLDGGNRDEVVVMYEDKQGQHLRAYAASGGSYSPLAAMQAKLDTIAPALKPFTVASSRKALRALQPQDYRISYDLPADSPPEIQALLRGQLASPAQPVGYADEQGNTVKNAASALFAITRYPELTRSVTTADGQVLTYVLTQILARIDMCQDEELVFGTWKVAYMRADKAPVIFESAPEASPKPDYDGPWMQFSVNNCYALPQIRGNYAQGKRQGHWEFINTENSAVQESGDYVDDQRQGMWSEWDVPSNSDWRGQYKDNLKEGLWLLSTDSQPPVVLAWENYRNGQLNGPTERYELSASTTTQPNPLSLLYKGEYRDGKKAGHWAETHGDKREESEYLDGVLHGVQKSYNADNVLIRQSTYQQGLLEGEERRFYPSGQLAEITRYVQDQPNGEQFFFYDGKVKTGPLSQLKNWKQIAPKNPKADCDPQDRERCTPAGKPRAFSLLSGEQREYAENGRLTRLYFQTGETKVGNAYGFTKSGQLNSVTPYVNGKEQGVRTLYSTGTQQDDNRLIQVLPQWDNRVTGVSYGFDSSTDSLRAIEQACQKPDETYAGRPYRWSNAGAACGSQFYFHPNGRLKRITWKDSNWDINEISYGADGALASEQRYAGSNVFFNYRYMWSYRTVSITKQESPDTRTEKGRTFAVLIRSPSQTVGYEKSYSNGRLLDESFFTGADKYCWRRYAKDGSVERSKGPCDGLPLATQTPVTTPATPSK
- a CDS encoding phosphatase PAP2/dual specificity phosphatase family protein, with protein sequence MTNRRSLYLQGLGWLILLAPFFFLTYGQVNHFTAGRENIGSLVLSWERYIPFVPLTILPYWSLDLLYGLSLFICTSLNEQRRLVCRLVLASLVACGGFLLFPMQFTFTRPEVTGLAGWLFGQLEQFDLPYNQSPSLHIILCWLLWRHFNRHLKGAWQKLNSGWFLLIAASVLTTWQHHFIDVITGLGVGMVIDWLIPEQGKWGWRVADGKRKTLAIRYLCGALVCLAGTFLTTWLWWPTLALTIVALAYGILGAQALQKDGKGRLTPAVWWLLLPWRIGMMLSMRLYTRHLPAMSPVIDGVFLGVYPRTPPEQRAVLDLTSEFPRSRVLQSVTYQCVPMLDLVKPDEAALAQAVEKLERLRTTQGSVLIHCALGLSRSALVAAAWLLQRYPKLACADAVEQVRKARPQVVFTSEQLELLEKWKTTITMP